One Burkholderia sp. WP9 genomic window, TGTCGACGTGCTGCTGGACTGCCCGCATTACACGCGCCCTGAGGAATACGACGGCGTGCGTGTGCCCGATGTGCTGCTCGGCGGCCATCATGCGGAGATCGAAGCATGGCGTCGGCGTGAAGCCTTGCGCAACACGTTGAACAAACGGCCGGATCTGATCGTGAAGGCCAGAAAGAACAAGATGTTGAGCCGTGCCGATGAGGCATGGCTTGCGAGTCTCGCGAAGGAAGAGTCGAAGGCGTAAAGCCTTGGGTCTTTCAAGCGGACACCAGGCGGCGCCGCGCATGCGTGCACGGCGCCTGATGTGAACCCATCCTCTATCGGGGCCGTAGCCGAGCGCAATAAGGAAACTTAGTGCAAGGCAGGTACGAACGCCGACAAGATGGACTTAGGAGTCAGTGATGAATCTGATTGCAAAACTCGAGCAGGAAGAAATCGCGCGCGCCCTCGGCGAGAAGACCATCCCCGAATTCGCTCCCGGCGATACGGTGATCGTCAGCGTGAACGTGGTTGAAGGTACGCGTAAGCGTGTTCAGGCTTACGAAGGCGTCGTGATCGCCAAGCGTAACCGTGGTCTGAATTCGTCGTTCATCGTCCGCAAGATTTCGTCGGGCGAAGGCGTCGAGCGTACGTTCCAGACGTACTCGCCGCTGCTGGCAAGCATCGTCGTCAAGCGTCGTGGTGACGTGCGCCGTGCGAAGCTGTACTAC contains:
- the rplS gene encoding 50S ribosomal protein L19, translated to MNLIAKLEQEEIARALGEKTIPEFAPGDTVIVSVNVVEGTRKRVQAYEGVVIAKRNRGLNSSFIVRKISSGEGVERTFQTYSPLLASIVVKRRGDVRRAKLYY